In one Aquabacterium sp. OR-4 genomic region, the following are encoded:
- a CDS encoding DUF6781 family protein yields MMKSGVDPQALAEMFASASAKQTTQLRQAVYDSTLRALQGRELSLKNIRKVLDTVAQAASAGAAQNPAAPAQVEKMLDTAVAGMDDALLKAVEANRVALQQFVDRGVDLRETQLKKALGDLEKMEDQLFGAVKKATGAAGEGLAGPWQQVMDKLAPGATQTGARAGAATEQLENQLAQMQTAMRETRAAGLKAAQTLAESYAALASGVLIGMADALRQGAAEPSDDSPRATRRK; encoded by the coding sequence ATGATGAAGTCCGGCGTCGATCCGCAAGCCCTGGCCGAGATGTTTGCCAGTGCCAGCGCCAAGCAGACCACGCAGCTGCGCCAGGCGGTCTACGACAGCACCTTGCGCGCCCTGCAGGGCCGTGAGCTGAGCCTGAAGAACATCCGCAAGGTGCTCGACACGGTGGCCCAGGCGGCCAGCGCGGGCGCGGCGCAAAACCCCGCCGCCCCGGCCCAGGTGGAGAAGATGCTCGACACCGCGGTGGCCGGCATGGACGACGCGCTGCTCAAGGCGGTGGAAGCCAACCGCGTGGCGCTGCAGCAGTTCGTCGACCGCGGCGTCGACCTGCGCGAAACCCAGCTCAAGAAGGCCCTGGGCGATCTGGAGAAGATGGAAGACCAGCTCTTCGGCGCCGTGAAGAAGGCCACCGGCGCCGCCGGTGAAGGCCTGGCCGGCCCCTGGCAGCAGGTGATGGACAAGCTGGCCCCCGGTGCCACGCAGACCGGCGCCCGCGCCGGCGCCGCCACCGAGCAGCTCGAGAACCAGCTCGCGCAGATGCAGACCGCCATGCGCGAGACCCGCGCCGCCGGCCTGAAGGCGGCGCAAACCCTGGCCGAGAGCTATGCCGCGCTGGCCAGCGGCGTGTTGATCGGCATGGCCGATGCGCTGCGCCAGGGCGCTGCCGAGCCGTCCGACGACAGCCCCCGGGCCACGCGCCGCAAGTAG
- a CDS encoding carbohydrate binding family 9 domain-containing protein: MGENIQLGARRWRRWAGLGAAGALALVQLGGQAAPDAGATATAGAASSAGAASGAPPPGARPAAAAEMGALALQAHRLAPGERIPLDGSLEHPAWQRATAHRDFVEKAPVTGKPPAQRTEARVLFDSQAIYVGVRSFDTQPQAIRAPLVRHDGVNRTQDFVAVYLDAIGARQSAQFFRVNAAGSTADGMHTASDDNEDFAPDFDWEGAAQRDAQGWTAVLRIPFASLRFTHEHDGPWRIMVARRIPREQFYFNTSVLIPREAPSFIAALQPLQGLVLPEQHQFLTLRPSLTWRRERQQPAGEPTQQRSRLEATLDVKWRPLPELVVDATLNPDFSQVALDVPQLAGNTRFALSFPEKRPFFYESSDLLRSPTEALYTRSLTEPRGGLRATWRGARLAGSAFAIDDRGGGYVLLPGAFGTDFAEQPASRVLAARVRADGGALQWGALAAARRYEGGRGDNQVLGPDVAWQIDDAWRARAQLLGSSTSAQPDGQGGLQHGATRRGHRAHLKFYLQQPDYEADLGVDDISAGFRDDTGFVNQNDVTELSGRVAYGWHGLGPFNEFWFNLEGETLRARQAGQRVSSALSPGVWLTGAHNLEASLYWHGGEGVRTADGAPWLRPRFWQLEAVFTPATWAPLLSTEWQWGRLADMQAGVVRPGANGSVTLTMRPLARLEFEPSVYAAWLERDGRRTYRETAGQLLAVWHFDAHQTLRAIWQRSSLDRLAEPGVAAQRDVGSTGSLTYAWRRSAGTVLYLGASRSRQGLPTVQGVSRGNEVFVKLQVDADDLRQVWRGR, encoded by the coding sequence ATGGGAGAAAACATTCAACTGGGCGCCCGACGCTGGCGCCGCTGGGCAGGGCTGGGCGCGGCTGGCGCGCTGGCCCTGGTGCAACTGGGTGGACAGGCCGCGCCAGACGCGGGTGCCACCGCAACGGCCGGTGCGGCGTCCAGCGCCGGGGCCGCCTCGGGGGCGCCGCCACCCGGGGCCCGCCCGGCCGCAGCCGCCGAGATGGGCGCGCTGGCCCTGCAGGCGCACCGGCTGGCGCCGGGCGAGCGCATCCCCCTCGACGGCAGCCTCGAGCACCCGGCCTGGCAGCGCGCCACGGCGCACCGCGATTTTGTCGAGAAGGCGCCGGTCACCGGCAAGCCGCCGGCCCAGCGCACCGAGGCCCGGGTGCTGTTCGACAGCCAGGCCATCTACGTGGGCGTGCGCAGCTTCGACACCCAGCCGCAGGCCATCCGCGCGCCGCTGGTGCGCCACGACGGCGTGAACCGCACGCAGGACTTCGTGGCCGTCTACCTCGATGCCATCGGCGCGCGGCAATCGGCGCAGTTCTTCCGCGTCAATGCCGCCGGCAGCACTGCCGACGGCATGCACACCGCGTCGGACGACAACGAGGATTTCGCCCCCGATTTCGACTGGGAAGGCGCCGCGCAACGCGATGCCCAGGGCTGGACGGCGGTGCTGCGCATCCCGTTCGCCAGCCTGCGCTTCACGCACGAGCACGACGGGCCCTGGCGCATCATGGTTGCGCGGCGCATCCCGCGCGAGCAGTTCTACTTCAACACCTCGGTGCTGATCCCGCGCGAGGCGCCCAGCTTCATTGCCGCGCTGCAGCCACTGCAAGGCCTGGTGCTGCCCGAGCAGCACCAGTTCCTCACGCTGCGGCCCAGCCTGACCTGGCGGCGCGAGCGCCAGCAGCCGGCCGGCGAGCCCACGCAGCAGCGCAGCCGGCTGGAGGCCACGCTCGATGTGAAGTGGCGGCCGCTGCCCGAGCTGGTGGTTGACGCCACGCTGAACCCCGATTTCTCGCAGGTGGCGCTCGACGTGCCGCAGCTGGCCGGCAACACCCGGTTCGCACTGTCGTTTCCCGAGAAGCGGCCGTTCTTCTATGAATCGAGCGACCTGCTGCGTTCGCCCACCGAGGCGCTGTACACCCGCAGCCTGACCGAGCCGCGCGGCGGCCTGCGCGCCACCTGGCGCGGTGCGCGCCTGGCCGGCAGCGCCTTTGCCATCGACGACCGCGGCGGCGGCTACGTGCTGCTGCCCGGCGCCTTTGGCACCGACTTTGCCGAGCAGCCGGCCTCGCGCGTGCTGGCGGCGCGGGTGCGGGCCGATGGTGGCGCGCTGCAGTGGGGCGCGCTGGCGGCAGCGCGCCGCTACGAGGGCGGCCGTGGCGACAACCAGGTGCTGGGCCCCGACGTGGCCTGGCAGATCGACGACGCCTGGCGTGCACGTGCGCAGCTGCTGGGCTCGAGCACCAGCGCCCAGCCCGATGGCCAGGGCGGCCTGCAGCACGGCGCCACGCGGCGCGGCCACCGCGCGCATCTCAAGTTCTACCTGCAGCAGCCCGACTACGAGGCCGATCTGGGCGTGGACGACATCAGCGCCGGCTTTCGCGACGACACCGGCTTCGTCAACCAGAACGATGTCACCGAGCTCAGCGGCCGCGTGGCCTATGGCTGGCACGGTCTGGGGCCGTTCAACGAGTTCTGGTTCAACCTCGAGGGCGAGACGCTGCGCGCCCGCCAGGCCGGCCAGCGGGTGAGCAGCGCGCTCAGCCCCGGCGTGTGGCTCACCGGCGCGCACAACCTCGAGGCCTCGCTGTACTGGCATGGTGGCGAAGGCGTTCGCACCGCGGACGGTGCGCCCTGGCTGCGCCCGCGCTTCTGGCAGCTGGAGGCGGTGTTCACGCCCGCCACCTGGGCGCCGCTGCTGAGCACCGAATGGCAATGGGGCCGGCTGGCCGACATGCAGGCCGGCGTGGTGCGCCCGGGCGCAAACGGCAGCGTCACGCTCACCATGCGGCCGCTGGCGCGGCTTGAGTTCGAGCCCAGCGTCTACGCCGCCTGGCTCGAGCGCGACGGCCGCCGCACCTACCGCGAAACCGCCGGCCAGCTGCTGGCGGTGTGGCACTTCGACGCCCACCAGACCCTGCGCGCGATCTGGCAGCGCAGTTCGCTCGACCGCCTGGCCGAGCCCGGCGTGGCGGCGCAGCGCGATGTGGGCAGCACCGGCTCGCTCACCTACGCCTGGCGGCGCTCGGCCGGCACGGTGCTGTACCTGGGCGCCAGCCGCAGCCGCCAGGGCCTGCCCACGGTGCAGGGCGTGTCGCGCGGCAACGAGGTGTTCGTCAAGCTGCAGGTCGATGCCGACGACCTGCGCCAGGTCTGGCGCGGGCGCTGA
- a CDS encoding PEP-CTERM sorting domain-containing protein (PEP-CTERM proteins occur, often in large numbers, in the proteomes of bacteria that also encode an exosortase, a predicted intramembrane cysteine proteinase. The presence of a PEP-CTERM domain at a protein's C-terminus predicts cleavage within the sorting domain, followed by covalent anchoring to some some component of the (usually Gram-negative) cell surface. Many PEP-CTERM proteins exhibit an unusual sequence composition that includes large numbers of potential glycosylation sites. Expression of one such protein has been shown restore the ability of a bacterium to form floc, a type of biofilm.) produces the protein MIRTVHRAMLALAAAAALAVPALARAESLVVPGSEYQVYFQGSVSGSTSATVRFDGTEEWFNAELLTGDTLLFGAQEAETDLGGGRWAIDIQLIGEPQLFPVAGETGWANVGFNTMPLQLSRAVRMDRALISFHLADGSLYSGSSWDITAYAAQPWDGYMTQGGTYGFTDVGDQDVRQVRFHFEVSAVPEPASLALWLGGAALLLARRRYSVAGRAGVQSAD, from the coding sequence GTGATCCGCACCGTGCATCGCGCCATGCTGGCGCTGGCTGCTGCTGCAGCCCTGGCTGTTCCGGCGCTGGCCCGGGCCGAATCGCTGGTCGTTCCAGGCAGTGAGTACCAGGTCTATTTCCAGGGCTCGGTCAGTGGTTCCACCTCGGCGACGGTGCGCTTCGACGGCACCGAAGAGTGGTTCAACGCCGAGCTGCTCACCGGCGACACGCTGTTGTTCGGCGCGCAGGAGGCCGAGACCGACCTCGGCGGCGGCCGCTGGGCCATCGACATCCAGCTGATCGGCGAGCCCCAGCTGTTTCCGGTGGCCGGTGAAACGGGCTGGGCCAACGTGGGCTTCAACACCATGCCGCTGCAGCTGAGCCGCGCGGTGCGCATGGATCGCGCCCTGATCAGCTTTCACCTGGCCGATGGCAGCCTCTACAGCGGCTCCAGCTGGGACATCACCGCCTACGCGGCGCAGCCGTGGGACGGCTACATGACCCAGGGCGGCACCTACGGCTTCACCGACGTGGGCGACCAGGATGTGCGCCAGGTGCGCTTTCACTTCGAGGTCTCGGCGGTGCCCGAGCCGGCCTCGCTGGCGCTGTGGCTGGGTGGTGCGGCGCTGCTGCTGGCGCGGCGCCGGTACAGCGTGGCGGGCCGTGCCGGGGTTCAGTCCGCCGACTGA
- the ypfJ gene encoding KPN_02809 family neutral zinc metallopeptidase, which translates to MKWEGNRQSSNVEDRRDGGAEAGAAMPGRRLGGGRGIGIGSIAIALLAGWIFGVNPLTVLGLLAGDGGAPVAVQQAPATSPRPAVHTPAADPLAAFVATVLADTEDVWRAQFQAGGQAYRDPRLVLFRGSTPTACGQGQAAMGPFYCPADEKVYIDLAFYDTLRQRLGAPGDFAQAYVIAHEVGHHVQHLLGISDKVQAQRQRVSPAQANALSVRLELQADCLAGVWAHHAQRSRQILEQGDLEEAMNAAAKIGDDALQQASQGTVVPESFTHGSSAQRMRWFRRGIDGGRMADCNSFEARTL; encoded by the coding sequence ATGAAGTGGGAAGGCAACCGCCAGAGCAGCAACGTCGAAGACCGGCGTGACGGCGGCGCCGAGGCCGGTGCCGCCATGCCCGGCCGGCGCCTGGGCGGTGGTCGCGGCATCGGCATCGGCAGCATCGCCATCGCGCTGCTGGCCGGCTGGATCTTCGGTGTCAATCCGCTCACCGTGCTGGGCCTGCTGGCCGGCGACGGCGGTGCACCGGTGGCCGTGCAGCAGGCGCCGGCGACATCGCCGCGGCCGGCAGTGCACACGCCTGCGGCCGACCCGCTGGCGGCCTTTGTGGCCACCGTGCTGGCCGACACCGAGGACGTGTGGCGCGCGCAGTTCCAGGCCGGCGGCCAGGCGTATCGCGACCCGCGGCTGGTGCTGTTTCGCGGCAGCACGCCCACGGCCTGCGGCCAGGGGCAGGCGGCGATGGGGCCGTTCTACTGCCCGGCCGACGAGAAGGTCTACATCGACCTGGCCTTCTACGACACGCTGCGCCAGCGCCTGGGTGCGCCGGGCGACTTTGCCCAGGCCTATGTCATCGCGCACGAGGTGGGCCACCATGTGCAGCACCTGCTGGGCATCAGCGACAAGGTGCAGGCGCAGCGCCAGCGCGTGTCGCCGGCGCAGGCCAATGCGCTGTCGGTGCGGCTGGAGCTGCAGGCCGACTGCCTGGCCGGCGTGTGGGCGCACCATGCGCAGCGCTCGCGCCAGATCCTCGAGCAGGGCGATCTGGAAGAGGCCATGAACGCCGCCGCCAAGATCGGTGACGACGCGCTGCAGCAGGCCAGCCAGGGCACCGTGGTGCCCGAGAGCTTCACCCACGGCAGCAGCGCGCAGCGCATGCGCTGGTTCCGCCGCGGCATCGACGGTGGGCGCATGGCCGACTGCAACAGCTTCGAGGCGCGCACGCTGTAG
- the dcd gene encoding dCTP deaminase, with protein sequence MTIKSDKWIRRMAEQTGMIEPFEPGQVRQSSDGQKIVSYGTSSYGYDIRCAPEFKVFTNIHSTVVDPKNFDEKSFVDINAPVCIIPPNSFALARTVEYFRIPRNVLTICLGKSTYARCGIIVNVTPFEPEWEGYVTLEFSNTTPLPAKIYAGEGCAQVLFFESDEVCETSYKDRGGKYQGQRGVTLPKT encoded by the coding sequence ATGACGATCAAGAGCGACAAGTGGATCCGGCGCATGGCCGAGCAGACCGGCATGATCGAGCCCTTCGAACCGGGCCAGGTGCGCCAGTCGTCCGACGGCCAGAAGATCGTCAGCTACGGCACCAGCAGCTACGGCTACGACATCCGCTGCGCGCCCGAGTTCAAGGTCTTCACCAACATCCACAGCACCGTGGTCGACCCGAAGAACTTCGACGAGAAGAGCTTCGTCGACATCAACGCGCCGGTGTGCATCATCCCGCCCAACAGCTTTGCACTGGCGCGCACGGTGGAGTACTTCCGCATCCCGCGCAACGTGCTCACCATCTGCCTGGGCAAGAGCACCTATGCGCGCTGCGGCATCATCGTCAACGTCACGCCCTTCGAGCCCGAATGGGAAGGTTATGTGACGCTGGAGTTCAGCAACACCACGCCGCTGCCGGCCAAGATCTATGCCGGTGAGGGCTGCGCGCAGGTGCTGTTCTTCGAAAGCGACGAGGTCTGCGAGACCAGCTACAAGGACCGCGGCGGCAAGTACCAGGGTCAGCGCGGCGTGACGCTGCCGAAAACATGA
- a CDS encoding Mpo1 family 2-hydroxy fatty acid dioxygenase, which translates to MAASPFRPATELLVQYALYHRDRRNILSHFIGIPLIVLAIGVLLARVPVGPTNLSWIVCALAALWYLGRGLPLLGAATVVVNTALIALAQPLAGGSTASWLGWGLGLFVVGWVIQFVGHYWEGRKPAFVDDLVGLLVGPMFVVAEWLFALGWGRALAAEITARAGPERRSGHGAGGAPLAR; encoded by the coding sequence ATGGCCGCCAGCCCCTTCCGCCCCGCCACCGAGCTGCTGGTGCAGTACGCCCTTTACCACCGCGACCGGCGCAACATCCTCAGCCATTTCATCGGCATTCCGCTCATCGTGCTGGCCATCGGCGTGCTGCTGGCGCGGGTGCCGGTGGGGCCCACCAACTTGTCGTGGATCGTCTGCGCGCTGGCCGCGCTGTGGTACCTGGGCCGCGGCCTGCCGCTGCTGGGCGCCGCCACGGTGGTGGTCAACACGGCGCTGATCGCGCTGGCCCAGCCGCTGGCCGGCGGCAGCACCGCCAGCTGGCTGGGCTGGGGCCTGGGCCTGTTTGTCGTGGGCTGGGTGATCCAGTTCGTGGGCCACTACTGGGAGGGCCGCAAACCGGCCTTCGTCGACGATCTGGTGGGCCTGCTGGTGGGCCCGATGTTTGTGGTGGCCGAGTGGCTGTTCGCACTGGGCTGGGGCCGCGCCCTGGCCGCCGAGATCACCGCCCGCGCCGGCCCCGAGCGCCGCAGCGGGCACGGCGCCGGCGGCGCCCCGCTGGCGCGTTGA
- a CDS encoding 2-dehydropantoate 2-reductase translates to MPSPGRRPTADDPVLVMGAGSIGAWLGGRLAAADVPVVMVGRPRTLNAMRAHGLTLTDADGGRLHLPPARLTLAEAVPEGLRPGLALLCVKSAATSAAAAELGARLPAGTPVVSMQNGLGHAARIAAAAPRLAVVPGMVPYNVAELSPGHLHRGTSGRLAAQAHPALAPWLPVLQAAGLAMDLHADLTAVQWGKLLLNLNNAVNALSGLPLRAQLLDRDLRHCTAALMREALAVLGRSGIRPARLSPLPPALLPAVLDLPTPMFRAVAARMLRIDDKARSSMADDLALGRVTEVEALNGEVLRLAASLGLEAPLNARLVALVHGWSRLARPLDGRGLRAALGL, encoded by the coding sequence ATGCCCTCGCCCGGCCGCCGCCCCACCGCCGACGACCCGGTGCTGGTGATGGGCGCCGGCAGCATTGGCGCCTGGCTGGGCGGCCGGCTGGCGGCGGCCGATGTGCCGGTGGTGATGGTCGGGCGGCCGCGCACGCTCAACGCCATGCGCGCCCACGGCCTGACCCTGACCGATGCCGACGGCGGCCGCCTGCACCTGCCGCCGGCGCGCCTGACCTTGGCCGAGGCCGTGCCCGAGGGCCTGCGCCCCGGCCTGGCCCTGCTGTGCGTGAAAAGCGCGGCCACCAGCGCCGCGGCGGCCGAGCTGGGCGCCCGGCTGCCGGCGGGCACGCCGGTGGTCTCGATGCAGAACGGCCTGGGCCATGCGGCGCGCATTGCCGCGGCCGCGCCACGCCTGGCGGTGGTGCCCGGCATGGTGCCCTACAACGTGGCCGAGCTGTCACCCGGCCACCTGCACCGCGGCACCAGCGGCCGCCTGGCCGCCCAGGCGCACCCGGCGCTGGCCCCCTGGCTGCCGGTGCTGCAGGCCGCCGGCCTGGCCATGGACCTGCACGCCGACCTCACCGCGGTGCAATGGGGCAAGCTGCTGCTGAACCTGAACAACGCGGTCAACGCCTTGTCGGGCCTGCCGCTGCGCGCCCAGCTGCTGGACCGCGACCTGCGCCACTGCACGGCCGCGCTGATGCGCGAGGCGCTGGCCGTGCTGGGGCGCAGCGGCATCCGCCCGGCGCGCCTGTCGCCGCTGCCACCGGCGCTGCTGCCCGCCGTGCTGGACCTGCCCACGCCGATGTTCCGGGCGGTGGCCGCGCGCATGCTGCGCATCGACGACAAGGCCCGCTCAAGCATGGCCGACGATCTGGCGCTGGGCCGCGTCACCGAGGTCGAGGCGCTCAATGGCGAGGTGCTGCGCCTGGCCGCCAGCCTGGGCCTGGAGGCCCCGCTCAATGCCCGCCTGGTGGCCCTGGTGCACGGCTGGTCACGGCTGGCCCGGCCGCTGGACGGGCGCGGCCTGCGTGCCGCGCTGGGGCTCTGA
- a CDS encoding 23S rRNA (adenine(2030)-N(6))-methyltransferase RlmJ: MLAYRHAFHAGNHADVLKHATLVAVLNHMNQKDKTWRLVDTHAGAGGYALQAPQSQKLAEHQQGVVRVLEGKRLPPLLADYVAQIRAGNPPGELQFYPGSPRITRGMMRPQDQLRLFELHPTDHALLAQAFEGDRQVAVAKEDGFNGLKGQLPPSSRRGVLLIDPSYEIKTDYAQVVSACRDALARFAECVILVWYPQLTLRESAQLPQRLKAVAKEQAKKGWLHARLTVAQPDERGYGMQGSGMFVINPPHTLKPLLGEALPVLVKLLGQFDGAASQLEMAHGL, translated from the coding sequence ATGCTCGCCTATCGCCATGCCTTCCACGCCGGCAACCACGCCGACGTGCTGAAGCACGCCACGCTGGTGGCCGTGCTGAACCACATGAACCAGAAGGACAAGACCTGGCGCCTGGTGGACACCCACGCCGGTGCCGGCGGCTATGCGCTGCAGGCACCGCAGTCGCAGAAGCTGGCCGAGCACCAGCAGGGCGTGGTCCGGGTGCTGGAAGGCAAGCGCCTGCCGCCGCTGCTGGCCGACTACGTGGCGCAGATCCGCGCCGGCAACCCGCCCGGCGAGCTGCAGTTCTATCCCGGCAGCCCGCGGATCACCCGCGGCATGATGCGGCCGCAGGATCAGCTGCGCCTGTTCGAGCTGCACCCCACCGACCACGCGCTGCTGGCCCAGGCCTTCGAGGGCGACCGCCAGGTGGCGGTGGCCAAGGAGGACGGCTTCAACGGCCTGAAGGGCCAGCTGCCGCCGTCCAGCCGGCGCGGCGTGCTGCTGATCGACCCCTCGTACGAGATCAAGACCGACTACGCCCAGGTGGTCAGCGCCTGCCGCGATGCGCTGGCGCGTTTTGCCGAGTGCGTGATCCTGGTCTGGTACCCGCAGCTCACGCTGCGCGAATCGGCCCAGCTGCCCCAGCGCCTGAAGGCCGTGGCCAAGGAGCAGGCCAAGAAGGGCTGGCTGCATGCGCGGCTCACCGTGGCCCAGCCCGACGAGCGCGGCTACGGCATGCAGGGCAGCGGCATGTTCGTGATCAACCCGCCGCACACGCTGAAGCCGCTGCTGGGCGAGGCGCTGCCGGTGCTGGTGAAGCTGCTGGGCCAGTTCGACGGTGCGGCCAGCCAGCTGGAGATGGCCCACGGCCTGTGA
- a CDS encoding cytochrome P450, producing MTALPYHAIPLVKGLPLVGNLPKFLRDPLAHAQGLAEHGPVVRSRTFFETVTLLGPEANQFVLHDREGNFSSRDGWSYWIDAVFPGAIMAMDDPQHRHHRRIMQGAFKRQAMARYVQDMGPVIAAAVDAWPAGRLPVFAQLKALTLNIAARVFMGLALGAEADRMNQAFVDTVAASLALVRRPLPPLAMWRGVRARRWLVGLMRSKIADKRATETPDLFSQLCHARSEDGEAFSDDEVVDHMIFLMMAAHDTTTSALTTMFYCLAREPDWQQRLRADALALEHDQLTLDDLPGRERTEWVMKEALRLYPPLTSIPRRAARDCEFGGYRIPRGTPVGVSPIHTHHMPELWTAPTRFDPERFAPARAEHKRHAYAYLPFGGGAHLCIGQHFADMEVKAVMHRVLRRWRWQVPAGYRMPYQLVPIARPRDGLPITLQPL from the coding sequence ATGACCGCCCTGCCGTACCACGCGATTCCCCTGGTGAAGGGCCTGCCCCTGGTGGGCAACCTGCCGAAGTTCCTGCGCGATCCGCTGGCCCATGCGCAGGGCCTGGCCGAGCACGGCCCGGTGGTGCGCTCGCGCACCTTCTTCGAGACGGTGACGCTGCTGGGCCCCGAGGCCAACCAGTTCGTGCTGCACGACCGCGAGGGCAACTTCAGCAGCCGCGACGGCTGGTCGTACTGGATCGACGCGGTGTTTCCGGGTGCCATCATGGCCATGGACGATCCGCAGCACAGACACCACCGCCGCATCATGCAGGGCGCCTTCAAGCGCCAGGCCATGGCCCGCTACGTGCAGGACATGGGCCCGGTGATCGCCGCCGCGGTGGACGCCTGGCCGGCCGGGCGGCTGCCGGTGTTTGCGCAGCTCAAGGCCCTCACCCTGAACATCGCCGCGCGGGTGTTCATGGGCCTGGCGCTGGGCGCCGAAGCCGACCGCATGAACCAGGCCTTTGTCGACACCGTGGCCGCCTCGCTGGCCCTGGTGCGCCGGCCGCTGCCACCGCTGGCCATGTGGCGCGGCGTGCGCGCGCGGCGCTGGCTGGTGGGGCTGATGCGCAGCAAGATCGCCGACAAGCGCGCGACCGAGACGCCTGACCTCTTCAGCCAGCTGTGCCACGCCCGCAGCGAAGACGGCGAGGCCTTCAGCGACGACGAGGTGGTCGACCACATGATCTTCCTGATGATGGCCGCGCACGACACCACCACCTCGGCGCTGACCACCATGTTCTATTGCCTGGCACGCGAGCCCGACTGGCAGCAGCGCTTGCGTGCCGACGCGCTGGCGCTCGAGCACGACCAGCTCACGCTGGACGACCTGCCCGGCCGCGAGCGCACCGAGTGGGTGATGAAGGAGGCGCTGCGCCTGTACCCGCCGCTCACCTCCATTCCGCGCCGCGCGGCGCGCGACTGCGAATTTGGCGGCTACCGCATCCCGCGTGGCACGCCGGTGGGCGTGTCGCCGATCCACACCCACCACATGCCCGAGCTGTGGACTGCGCCCACGCGCTTCGACCCCGAGCGCTTTGCGCCGGCGCGCGCCGAGCACAAGCGCCATGCCTATGCCTACCTGCCCTTTGGCGGTGGTGCGCACCTGTGCATCGGCCAGCACTTTGCCGACATGGAGGTCAAGGCCGTGATGCACCGGGTGCTGCGCCGCTGGCGCTGGCAGGTGCCGGCCGGCTACCGCATGCCCTACCAGCTGGTGCCGATTGCCAGGCCGCGCGACGGCCTGCCGATCACGCTGCAGCCGCTTTGA
- a CDS encoding TetR family transcriptional regulator translates to MPARPADPDRPAARPDRPVTGSRRVSADGRAGPAAPLAEAPRGVRQAKQLRSQRKHQALLDAGRTLLATQDLPSLSVAQVAAAAGVAVGSFYTRFDDKNAWFAELCREAGATAFDELQQLLASATMQRAGTARQVMLLMQWLVQVHRVHQGIFRAAVSEPARTHLYWGPLMRLCNEVVDLVYARLGPELDGVPRGQRRRRVGFAFQMVFSTLVNAVLHDGGPVRLHDAALARELARSFLALVGAGPAAGVKAAAA, encoded by the coding sequence ATGCCCGCCCGCCCGGCCGACCCCGATCGCCCAGCCGCCCGCCCGGACCGCCCGGTCACCGGTTCACGCCGGGTGTCGGCCGATGGCCGCGCCGGGCCTGCCGCGCCACTGGCCGAAGCCCCGCGTGGCGTGCGCCAGGCCAAGCAGCTGCGCAGCCAGCGCAAACACCAGGCGCTGCTGGATGCCGGTCGCACGCTGCTGGCCACGCAGGATCTGCCCTCGCTGTCGGTGGCCCAGGTGGCGGCCGCCGCGGGGGTGGCCGTGGGCTCGTTCTACACCCGCTTCGACGACAAGAACGCCTGGTTCGCCGAGCTGTGCCGCGAGGCCGGCGCCACGGCCTTTGACGAGCTGCAGCAGCTGCTGGCCTCGGCCACGATGCAGCGCGCCGGCACCGCGCGGCAGGTGATGCTGCTGATGCAGTGGCTGGTGCAGGTGCACCGCGTGCACCAGGGCATTTTTCGCGCCGCGGTCAGCGAGCCGGCGCGCACCCACCTCTACTGGGGCCCGTTGATGCGCCTGTGCAACGAGGTGGTGGATCTGGTCTATGCCCGCCTGGGCCCCGAGCTGGACGGCGTGCCGCGCGGCCAGCGCCGCCGCCGCGTGGGCTTCGCCTTCCAGATGGTGTTCAGCACCCTGGTCAACGCGGTGCTGCACGACGGCGGCCCGGTGCGCCTGCACGACGCGGCCCTGGCGCGCGAGCTGGCGCGCAGCTTTCTGGCGCTGGTGGGTGCGGGCCCCGCGGCGGGGGTCAAAGCGGCTGCAGCGTGA